CGCTCCTGCACGTCGCCGGCGGTCTTGTAGACGAGGAAGGCCGCGCCGAGCAGCACGTAGCCGCAGCCGACGCCGACGGCGACCAGCAGCGCCAGCGGCGAGAACCAGTCCCACGCCCCGCCAACGAAGCGCCCGCCCTGCACCGGCAGACCGCCGAGCAGGCCGCCGAGCGCGAGGCCCTCGCCCGCGGCTGCCGCGGTGCTCGCCGCCGCGAACACGCGCCCCCACGGCGCCTTCTCGGCCGCCTGCGCGCGGAACTCGAAGGCCACGGCGCGGGCGATGAGCCCGAAGAGCATGAGCAGGAGCGGGAGGTACAGCGCGGTGAGGACCACGCCGTAGAAGCGGGGAAAGGCGCCGAAGAGCATGCCGCCGAGCACGACCAGCCAGGTCTGGTTGGGCACCCAGACGTGTTCGAGACTGTCCATCATGAGCGCGCGCCGGCGCGGCCCCGCGGCGAGGGCCAGCAGGCCCACGCCGAGGCCGAAGCCGTCGAGGACGACCGCGAGCACGAGCAGGAACGCGATGATCAGCAGCCAGAGGTCGGCGAGCGGGATTCCCACGACGCCTCCTACTCCCGGCCCCGCGCCCGCGGCGCCGGCGGCTCCTCGAAGCGCGGCCCGGCGGCGACCATCCGCCGCGCGAAGAAGACGAAGGCCGCGAGCAGCGCCGCGTAGGCGGCCGCGAAGCCGAGAATCGACGCCCCCACCGCGCCCGCCGCGACGGGCGAGGCCGCATCCGTCGTGCGCAGCAGCCCGTAGATCACCCACGGCTGCCGCCCGATCTCACGGGTCATCCAGCCGGTCTCCACCGCCACGTAGCCCAGCGGCCCCGCCGCCATCCAGCCGCGCAGGAGCCAGGGGTGGGCGCCGACGCGGTCCGGCCGCAGCCCGCCGCGGTGCCACGCCCACGCCGTCCAGAGAGCGAGCGCCGCGAAGGCGAAGCCGATGCCCGTCATGACGCGGAAGCAGTAGTACGGGACGACGATCGGCGGCCGGTCCGCCGCGGGGATGTCCCGCAGCCCCTGCACGCGGCCCGTCGCGCTGTGCGTCAGCAGCAGGCTCAGTCCCGAGGGGATCTCCAGCGCCCAGGCGTTGCGCTCCCGCTGCGGGTCCGGCCAGGCGACGAGGGACCACGGCGCGCCGGTGCCGGGCGCATTCGTGACCCAGTGCGCCTCGATGCCCGCGAGCTTCGCGGGCTGGTGCTCGAACACCGTGCGGCCGGAGCCGTCGCCGAGAAGCACCTGCAGCGGCGCGATCACGAGGGCCGCCGCGAATGCCAGCTTGAGCGAGCGCAGGAAGAACTCCGGGTGACGTCCCCGGCGCAGGTACCAGGCGCTGAGTCCGCCGACCACGAAGGCCGTCGTCTCGAGGCTGGCGACCCACATGTGCGCGACGCCCCAGTGCATGTCCGGGTTGAAGATGGCGTCCACGTGGCTCGTGAGGACGAAACGGCCGTCCTCGAAGTGGCCGCCGGTGGGCGTGTGCATCCAGGAGTTCGCCACGAGGATCCAGAACGCCGAGAGCGAGGCGCCGAGAGCGACCATCGCCGTGGCCAGCAGGTGGCCCGCGCGCGAGACGCGATCCCAGCCGAAGGCCATGATGCCGATGAACGCTGCCTCGAGCATGAAGGCCATTGCCGCCTCGAAGCCCAGCATGTGGCCGAAGAAGTCGCCGCCGGCGACGGAGAACGGGCCCCAGTTCGTGCCGAACTGGAACTCCAGGGGGATGCCGGTGGCCACGCCGACGGCGACGTTCAGGAGAAAGAGCCGCCCCCAGAAGCGGGCGTGGTGGTAGTAGGCCTTGTCGCCGGTCCTGAGCCAGAGCGCCTCGAGCACCAGCAGGAAGATGCTCAGGCCCACGGTGAGCGTCGGCCAGAGGATGTGGAACATCGCCG
This DNA window, taken from bacterium, encodes the following:
- a CDS encoding cytochrome d ubiquinol oxidase subunit II, whose amino-acid sequence is MGIPLADLWLLIIAFLLVLAVVLDGFGLGVGLLALAAGPRRRALMMDSLEHVWVPNQTWLVVLGGMLFGAFPRFYGVVLTALYLPLLLMLFGLIARAVAFEFRAQAAEKAPWGRVFAAASTAAAAGEGLALGGLLGGLPVQGGRFVGGAWDWFSPLALLVAVGVGCGYVLLGAAFLVYKTAGDVQERAYRQARIASWLVLAAAAAVNALLAARYPHVAGKWSWGPQLAGVAVFPLLALVAFAALQWTLRERRSEVAPFAAGAVLVLAVFAGGSAALYPYMIPPFDTVDMAAASPKTLRFMLVATVLLLPVMLAYNLYQVQVFRGKVGASGGGYGS
- a CDS encoding cytochrome ubiquinol oxidase subunit I; amino-acid sequence: MTGVDAVTLSRLQFSLTAMFHILWPTLTVGLSIFLLVLEALWLRTGDKAYYHHARFWGRLFLLNVAVGVATGIPLEFQFGTNWGPFSVAGGDFFGHMLGFEAAMAFMLEAAFIGIMAFGWDRVSRAGHLLATAMVALGASLSAFWILVANSWMHTPTGGHFEDGRFVLTSHVDAIFNPDMHWGVAHMWVASLETTAFVVGGLSAWYLRRGRHPEFFLRSLKLAFAAALVIAPLQVLLGDGSGRTVFEHQPAKLAGIEAHWVTNAPGTGAPWSLVAWPDPQRERNAWALEIPSGLSLLLTHSATGRVQGLRDIPAADRPPIVVPYYCFRVMTGIGFAFAALALWTAWAWHRGGLRPDRVGAHPWLLRGWMAAGPLGYVAVETGWMTREIGRQPWVIYGLLRTTDAASPVAAGAVGASILGFAAAYAALLAAFVFFARRMVAAGPRFEEPPAPRARGRE